Proteins encoded within one genomic window of Rossellomorea vietnamensis:
- a CDS encoding S66 family peptidase: MITYPLLTKHSTVGLTAPSSGVPHELHDLLKKAIAKMEEAGYTIKCGETVWKQHKAKSAPAQERAAELNKMLQDDSISLITPPWGGELLIEVLDLIDYQQIKPKWVLGYSDISALLLALTLKTGMATAHGTNLIDLRGEETDPTTKQWENVLTTEKGSSVTQYSSQKYQKEWNHEKPSPQVFHLTEPTVWKTIGGGQVEMEGRVLGGCIDVIRNLIGTPYGDVASFREKHIVDEPIIWYFENCEINTADLRRTLVQMKLAGWLDHTSGLLFGRSAANNPVDGYTAEDVYHEIANELQIPVVYDIDCGHQPPQITFINGASGKVEVQNGKGKVTQTFR; this comes from the coding sequence TTGATTACATATCCATTACTTACGAAACATTCTACTGTGGGCTTGACCGCACCTTCTTCTGGCGTGCCACATGAGCTCCACGATTTACTGAAGAAAGCGATAGCTAAAATGGAAGAAGCGGGGTACACCATAAAATGTGGTGAAACCGTTTGGAAGCAGCACAAGGCAAAGTCTGCTCCTGCTCAAGAGAGAGCAGCCGAATTAAACAAAATGCTTCAGGATGATTCGATTTCACTCATCACTCCGCCTTGGGGAGGAGAGCTCCTCATAGAAGTCCTCGATTTAATCGACTATCAACAAATCAAGCCTAAGTGGGTGCTTGGATATTCCGACATCAGCGCCCTCTTACTTGCATTAACGTTAAAGACAGGGATGGCGACGGCACATGGGACCAACCTCATTGACTTGAGAGGAGAGGAAACTGATCCTACGACTAAGCAATGGGAAAATGTCCTTACCACCGAAAAAGGCTCTTCGGTCACCCAATACTCATCCCAGAAGTATCAAAAAGAATGGAATCATGAAAAGCCTTCACCACAAGTATTTCATTTAACGGAACCCACAGTCTGGAAAACCATCGGAGGCGGGCAGGTAGAGATGGAAGGCCGAGTCCTCGGAGGCTGCATCGATGTGATCAGAAACCTTATCGGCACACCATACGGGGATGTGGCTTCTTTCAGGGAGAAACATATAGTCGATGAGCCGATTATTTGGTATTTCGAAAACTGCGAGATCAATACGGCAGATTTACGCCGAACACTCGTACAAATGAAACTCGCAGGATGGTTAGACCATACTTCAGGGCTGCTATTTGGTAGAAGTGCAGCTAATAATCCAGTGGACGGCTATACAGCAGAAGATGTTTATCATGAAATCGCCAACGAGTTACAAATCCCGGTGGTCTATGATATCGACTGTGGTCATCAGCCGCCACAGATTACATTCATCAATGGGGCTTCCGGTAAAGTGGAAGTCCAGAATGGAAAAGGGAAGGTAACACAAACCTTCAGATAA
- a CDS encoding D-alanyl-D-alanine carboxypeptidase family protein has product MKKKTVKQSLAVLMVSFMAMTPFQQTAHGKSTVEINADAAILVEADTGKIVYSEHEDKALGIASMTKMMTEYLVLEAIEKGKITWDQTYKVSDKVYQLANAPGLSNVPLRADEEYTVRELYDAMVIKSGNGAAIALSEVVAGSEGEFVKMMNAKAKELGFEHYQFVNSSGLSNYDMLGMYPEGTDVNDENVVSAEDMATLAYYLIHDYPEVLETSSLTSKVFRPGTSEELVMKNTNGLLKGKSYHYKGADGLKTGTTPFAGSTFTGTAKRNGIRYITVILDAKDKYGQPSSAERFIQARELLNYGFDEFKTVTYDLDSIEKKKKHTLPVPNGKEQEVTIKVDKPLSIRLTDEEKDKVKTTLNLDEEKVNEDGSLQAPIEKGEKIGELVIDTNEKEEYIFDRKSSDYKVDVYAAESVKKASWIVRSARGIQDFFVNLF; this is encoded by the coding sequence TTGAAAAAGAAGACGGTGAAACAAAGCCTGGCGGTTTTGATGGTATCATTTATGGCCATGACGCCTTTTCAGCAGACGGCGCATGGGAAATCAACAGTTGAGATCAATGCAGATGCTGCAATATTAGTTGAAGCAGATACAGGAAAGATTGTTTATAGTGAACATGAAGATAAGGCACTCGGTATTGCGAGCATGACGAAAATGATGACGGAGTACCTTGTGTTAGAAGCGATTGAAAAAGGAAAAATAACATGGGATCAAACGTATAAAGTAAGTGATAAGGTATATCAATTAGCCAATGCCCCCGGACTAAGCAATGTTCCATTGAGAGCAGATGAAGAATATACGGTAAGGGAATTGTACGATGCCATGGTCATCAAGTCCGGTAACGGTGCCGCGATTGCGCTTTCTGAGGTGGTGGCAGGTTCTGAAGGGGAATTTGTGAAGATGATGAACGCCAAGGCGAAGGAACTTGGCTTTGAACATTATCAATTCGTCAATTCCTCCGGGCTCAGTAACTACGATATGCTGGGGATGTATCCTGAAGGAACCGATGTGAATGATGAAAATGTGGTCTCAGCGGAAGATATGGCAACCCTTGCCTATTATCTCATTCATGATTATCCGGAAGTATTGGAAACATCAAGCCTCACTTCTAAAGTATTCCGACCTGGGACGAGTGAAGAACTGGTCATGAAAAACACAAATGGCCTATTAAAGGGTAAATCCTATCATTACAAAGGTGCAGACGGTCTGAAGACAGGTACGACTCCATTTGCCGGTTCCACCTTTACCGGTACGGCAAAAAGAAATGGTATCCGTTACATTACTGTCATTCTTGACGCCAAGGATAAGTATGGTCAGCCTAGCAGTGCAGAACGCTTTATTCAAGCAAGAGAACTCCTCAATTACGGTTTTGATGAATTTAAGACTGTAACCTATGACCTGGACAGCATTGAAAAGAAAAAGAAGCATACCCTACCGGTTCCGAACGGGAAAGAGCAGGAAGTGACAATCAAGGTCGACAAACCCCTCTCTATCCGCTTAACGGACGAGGAGAAAGACAAGGTGAAAACCACACTGAATCTCGATGAAGAAAAAGTCAACGAGGATGGATCCCTTCAAGCTCCTATTGAAAAAGGAGAAAAAATCGGGGAATTGGTTATCGATACAAATGAAAAAGAAGAATATATCTTTGACAGGAAGTCCTCAGATTATAAAGTGGATGTATATGCTGCAGAATCCGTTAAGAAAGCGAGCTGGATTGTTCGAAGTGCACGTGGCATCCAGGATTTTTTCGTTAATCTCTTCTAA
- a CDS encoding SET domain-containing protein: MIEVKLSSLSDGDLNRGVFAKRDIAKGELVHEAPVIPYPNEEHEHIEKTFLADYVFEYGINHTALLLGYGMLFNHSYTPNTVYEINFDNHTFDFYAYKDIQAGEELLINYNGEVDNDEPLWFNKDKNEEE, encoded by the coding sequence ATGATCGAAGTAAAACTATCGTCTCTTAGCGACGGAGATCTTAATCGTGGAGTTTTTGCAAAAAGAGATATAGCCAAAGGAGAACTGGTTCACGAAGCACCAGTCATCCCATACCCGAACGAGGAACATGAACATATTGAAAAGACGTTCCTGGCGGATTATGTATTTGAATATGGAATCAACCACACAGCACTTCTACTGGGATACGGAATGTTGTTCAACCATTCATATACACCGAATACAGTTTACGAAATCAATTTTGATAATCATACTTTCGACTTTTATGCTTATAAAGATATTCAAGCCGGAGAAGAGCTGCTTATTAACTACAATGGCGAAGTGGATAATGATGAGCCACTTTGGTTTAATAAAGATAAGAACGAAGAAGAATAA
- a CDS encoding EcsC family protein — MHQEETREVLLKELEIVNEWADDQKGLWFWEKLGRIPFMILDRITPQMVHNKIGQALDEIGSYIQKGGSHLTSEKEVLNRFIKKTGESDLTLKEIGALPLNYMDGVSEGIVDLRKKVAMTQGATTGIGGFLTLSIDIPFILGISLKTLQEIALCYGYDPNDQEERIFIIKCLQFVSSDIVGKQAILQELEDFNGEKKDKREQTLSQLQGWREVMISFRDNFGWKKLFQMIPIAGILFGSFINKSMIKDIGETGRMLYRKRRILAKLEEGRTSN; from the coding sequence ATGCATCAAGAAGAAACGAGAGAAGTCTTGTTAAAAGAACTTGAGATTGTCAATGAATGGGCAGATGATCAGAAAGGATTGTGGTTCTGGGAGAAACTCGGAAGGATTCCATTCATGATTCTTGATAGAATCACCCCTCAAATGGTACATAATAAAATCGGGCAGGCATTGGATGAGATAGGAAGCTACATACAAAAAGGCGGGAGTCATCTCACAAGTGAGAAGGAAGTCCTGAATCGATTCATCAAAAAAACGGGAGAGTCTGATTTAACCCTAAAGGAAATAGGAGCGCTTCCCCTTAACTACATGGATGGAGTGAGTGAAGGAATTGTGGATCTGAGGAAAAAGGTGGCGATGACCCAAGGTGCCACGACAGGGATCGGTGGTTTTCTGACATTAAGTATCGATATCCCATTCATTCTGGGCATATCACTTAAAACCCTTCAAGAAATAGCCCTGTGCTACGGTTATGATCCCAATGATCAAGAGGAGCGCATTTTTATCATTAAATGCCTACAATTTGTTTCATCGGACATTGTAGGGAAACAAGCCATCCTTCAAGAACTGGAAGATTTTAATGGCGAGAAGAAGGATAAAAGAGAGCAAACCCTTTCCCAGCTGCAGGGGTGGAGGGAAGTGATGATCAGCTTTCGTGACAACTTTGGATGGAAAAAACTTTTTCAAATGATTCCCATCGCCGGTATCCTCTTCGGCTCCTTCATCAATAAATCCATGATCAAAGACATTGGAGAGACCGGTCGCATGCTCTATCGTAAAAGAAGAATCCTCGCGAAGCTGGAAGAGGGACGGACCTCTAATTAA
- a CDS encoding hemolysin family protein, with translation MDDIPLNSLVLLGALILLSAFFSSAETAYSSVNKIRLKNFVSEGRRGSIKAHYIAENFDKALSTILVGNNIVNIAAASISAKLATDIFGGNTGLVISTFVMTLLILIFGEILPKSLAKENAETYSLTISGVLFFLIKVLTPINFFFIKLKELVSKFFSKDHEMPSVTEEELKVMLDISEEEGVIDKEERELIHRSMDFDDILATEVLTPRIDVKAVEVNQPIEEIKEMFFEERFSRIPVYEDHIDNIIGILSEKEFFTHLIKFGEVNIRELIREPMFIFESVKISSLLTKLQKNNVHMAIVVDEFGGTTGIITLEDILEEIVGEIWDEQDEKTHSMRKISDKEYQFDSQYQLDEFTELLDVPEPESSYHTLGGWVVESFEDLPSEGDSFDYENLKVSVEEVDNRRVRTIKVEILEEKTGDPV, from the coding sequence TTGGACGATATACCACTGAATTCATTAGTATTACTTGGAGCATTAATCCTTTTATCTGCCTTTTTCTCATCGGCGGAAACGGCTTACTCAAGCGTAAATAAGATCAGACTTAAGAATTTCGTAAGTGAAGGAAGAAGAGGAAGCATCAAAGCGCATTATATTGCTGAGAATTTTGATAAAGCACTGTCTACGATATTAGTCGGGAACAATATCGTGAACATCGCGGCAGCAAGTATTTCAGCAAAGCTTGCGACAGATATTTTCGGAGGGAACACGGGACTTGTCATCAGTACGTTTGTCATGACGCTGTTAATTCTGATATTCGGAGAAATCCTCCCGAAATCATTGGCGAAAGAAAACGCAGAAACGTATTCCCTGACCATATCCGGCGTGCTTTTTTTCTTAATCAAGGTCCTTACACCGATCAACTTCTTTTTTATAAAATTAAAGGAGTTGGTATCGAAATTCTTCTCGAAAGATCACGAGATGCCGTCAGTCACAGAGGAAGAGTTAAAGGTAATGCTTGATATTAGTGAAGAAGAAGGAGTCATCGATAAAGAAGAGAGGGAGCTGATCCATCGCTCAATGGACTTTGATGATATCCTTGCTACCGAGGTCCTGACTCCCCGTATCGATGTCAAGGCCGTTGAAGTGAATCAGCCGATTGAAGAAATCAAAGAAATGTTCTTCGAAGAACGTTTCTCACGGATTCCTGTATATGAGGATCATATCGATAACATTATCGGAATCCTTTCGGAAAAAGAGTTCTTTACTCACTTGATCAAGTTCGGTGAAGTAAACATACGGGAATTGATCCGGGAACCAATGTTCATTTTTGAATCGGTTAAAATCTCTTCCCTTCTTACTAAGCTTCAAAAGAACAATGTGCATATGGCCATTGTAGTGGATGAATTTGGTGGAACTACCGGAATCATCACCCTTGAAGATATCCTGGAAGAGATTGTAGGGGAAATCTGGGATGAGCAGGATGAGAAAACTCATTCCATGAGGAAAATCAGCGATAAAGAATATCAATTCGATTCCCAATATCAATTGGATGAATTCACAGAGTTACTCGACGTACCAGAGCCGGAAAGCTCTTACCATACACTTGGGGGATGGGTCGTTGAAAGCTTTGAAGATCTCCCATCAGAAGGTGACAGCTTCGATTATGAAAACTTAAAGGTGAGCGTAGAAGAAGTGGATAACCGCCGGGTACGCACAATCAAAGTGGAAATCTTAGAAGAAAAAACCGGAGACCCCGTTTAA
- a CDS encoding MerR family transcriptional regulator has product MYRIGELSKLSEVSKRTIDYYTKMGLLKCGRSRNNYRYYHEEALADLKLIEQCQRMKMSLHEIKDRMILLKSNQVDQSVLEKQVTHIRDEMKHLHNELHEVLQAMESLGDEDRNRMLKQVTPQALALFQTLMVFSG; this is encoded by the coding sequence TTGTATCGAATAGGCGAGCTGTCGAAGTTAAGTGAAGTATCAAAGCGAACGATTGATTATTACACGAAAATGGGTTTATTAAAATGCGGCAGGTCCCGTAATAATTATCGATATTATCATGAAGAGGCATTAGCTGACTTGAAACTGATTGAACAATGTCAGCGGATGAAAATGAGCCTACATGAAATCAAAGATCGTATGATTTTATTGAAATCCAATCAGGTGGATCAATCCGTGCTTGAAAAGCAGGTAACACATATTCGAGATGAAATGAAGCATTTGCATAATGAATTACATGAAGTCCTGCAGGCGATGGAATCATTAGGGGATGAAGACCGCAATCGCATGTTGAAGCAGGTTACCCCACAGGCTTTAGCCTTATTTCAAACATTAATGGTTTTTTCTGGTTAA
- a CDS encoding YjdJ family protein: MSIKYWSQVGIGLLVLGFSTLVSWYEGSALLDHSWEWRYSAPFSEMVHESVTGQNDIVALDFFVYAAKFTPLYPGMMIISASYLFILIGFKLFKQSGFRIFLALLGAIYLTLCYVISSSPTAGGNTLFRLFQVVGVLMIVAACVIHVVPFLRLRRPYNQ, translated from the coding sequence ATGTCTATTAAATATTGGTCACAAGTAGGAATCGGATTGCTTGTCCTCGGTTTTTCGACTCTGGTTAGTTGGTATGAGGGGAGTGCATTGTTGGACCATTCCTGGGAGTGGAGGTATTCGGCTCCTTTTAGTGAGATGGTTCATGAAAGTGTAACGGGTCAGAATGATATTGTGGCCCTTGATTTCTTTGTATATGCGGCGAAGTTCACGCCACTTTACCCGGGTATGATGATAATCAGCGCCAGTTATCTTTTCATACTGATTGGATTTAAGTTATTTAAACAATCAGGTTTCCGGATTTTCCTCGCTCTACTTGGTGCGATCTATCTTACGTTATGTTATGTCATTTCCTCATCACCTACTGCGGGTGGGAACACATTATTCCGGTTGTTCCAAGTGGTGGGAGTATTGATGATAGTAGCAGCATGCGTCATTCACGTAGTGCCATTCTTACGATTAAGAAGGCCTTACAACCAATAG
- a CDS encoding nucleotidyltransferase family protein: protein MIKSEHDILELVEQDPWMMEVLKTAHKLHLPDWWICAGFVRTKVWDTLHGYSNKTDLPDIDVVYFDASNTDELYEKYIESRLKEEAPSEPWSVKNQARMHNKNGEAPYTSSIDAISRFPETAASIALKLNEKNELILTAPWGIEDLLSLQIKPTPPFKEKEALSSIYEKRVLEKQWDTKWSMVKVHSI, encoded by the coding sequence GTGATCAAGTCAGAACATGATATATTGGAGCTTGTTGAACAAGATCCCTGGATGATGGAAGTTCTTAAAACAGCACATAAACTGCACCTGCCTGACTGGTGGATCTGTGCAGGTTTCGTCAGGACGAAAGTGTGGGATACACTGCATGGGTATTCAAACAAAACGGACTTGCCTGATATTGATGTCGTGTATTTTGATGCTTCAAATACAGATGAACTATATGAGAAATATATAGAATCCCGATTGAAGGAGGAAGCTCCCTCCGAACCGTGGTCTGTGAAAAACCAGGCAAGAATGCATAATAAAAATGGAGAAGCGCCATATACCTCCTCGATTGATGCCATTTCCCGTTTTCCGGAGACTGCCGCCTCTATTGCTCTGAAACTGAACGAGAAAAATGAGCTTATCTTGACAGCCCCTTGGGGGATAGAAGACTTGCTTTCTCTTCAAATAAAGCCGACTCCACCTTTCAAAGAAAAAGAGGCACTGTCGTCCATTTATGAAAAAAGAGTGCTGGAAAAACAGTGGGATACAAAATGGTCAATGGTGAAAGTTCATAGTATCTGA
- a CDS encoding peptidoglycan D,D-transpeptidase FtsI family protein: MNLLFISVFFLFSLLILRLGIVQIVQGNHYEAEVARTENVKSHNGTPPRGKIYDRYRNVIVDNVPLNAITYTRTQTTKPKDMLKVAEKLAELIEMDTNKITDRDRQDFWLLTHPDQAKKLVSKEEIKKLEDDEELAEDERNKKIYEIQLERITEKDINSFSKQEEEVLAIFREFNTGYALSPQIIKNKDVSMEEMARVSERLSEMPGVNVTTDWERKYVNDSTLRTILGSVSTSQQGLPSELVKEYKAQGYALNDRVGKSYFESEYENILKGQKEEIEYITKNGSVLDTQLVSEGHSGKDVVLTIDLQLQKEIEKIVEEELSKQASKYWESPFLDRAFVVMMDPHTGEILSMVGKKYGKDENGKTELQDYALGTYTSEYGVGSAVKGATVLTGYMTGALNVGDVLYDEPIKIKGTDTKKSWFSGTRYLSDIQALEISSNVYMFKTAIKIAGGVYVRNQPIDMDPKAFDTMRNYYSQFGLGVKTGIDLPGEVEGLKGKEREPGKLMDFAIGQYDLYTPMQLVQYASTIANGGFRMEPHLMKEVREPSQERDKVGPLIYENEAQVLNRIDATEREIQQVQRGFYQVAHGANGTANNFRNAPYDAAAKSGTAEAFYYSPEEKRQYDTYNTTLIGYAPYDNPEVAFSVVLPYSHQDKDPYVNKTIAKRAMDKYFELKKQYEKQGYYNSSTEEKVRNADELENTGEPGTTEE, translated from the coding sequence ATGAATTTATTGTTTATTTCGGTCTTTTTTCTATTTTCACTTCTGATTCTTCGTCTTGGAATTGTACAAATCGTGCAGGGAAACCATTATGAAGCAGAAGTCGCAAGAACTGAAAATGTCAAATCCCATAATGGAACACCTCCGAGAGGGAAAATCTATGACCGATATCGGAATGTCATCGTCGACAACGTTCCACTGAATGCCATTACATACACGAGAACGCAAACGACGAAGCCTAAAGATATGCTGAAGGTTGCCGAGAAATTAGCTGAATTGATTGAAATGGATACAAATAAAATTACCGATCGAGACCGTCAGGATTTCTGGCTCCTCACTCATCCTGATCAAGCGAAAAAGCTTGTTTCAAAAGAAGAAATAAAGAAGTTGGAAGATGATGAAGAGCTGGCAGAAGATGAGAGAAACAAAAAGATTTACGAAATACAACTTGAGAGAATCACTGAAAAGGACATCAACTCCTTTTCGAAACAGGAAGAAGAAGTACTGGCGATTTTCCGTGAATTCAATACGGGGTATGCCCTGAGTCCACAGATCATCAAAAATAAAGATGTATCGATGGAAGAGATGGCGAGGGTGAGTGAACGATTATCTGAAATGCCCGGTGTGAACGTCACTACGGACTGGGAAAGGAAGTATGTGAATGATAGTACGCTGAGGACTATTTTAGGCAGTGTTTCCACCTCCCAGCAAGGACTGCCAAGCGAACTTGTAAAAGAATATAAAGCTCAGGGGTATGCTTTGAATGATCGGGTTGGAAAGAGTTATTTTGAATCAGAGTATGAAAATATACTTAAAGGACAAAAAGAAGAAATCGAGTACATTACGAAAAATGGCAGCGTCCTTGATACACAGCTTGTAAGCGAAGGACATAGTGGTAAGGATGTCGTATTAACAATTGACTTACAGCTCCAGAAAGAAATTGAAAAGATTGTTGAAGAAGAGCTTAGCAAACAAGCCTCAAAATATTGGGAATCCCCGTTCCTGGACCGTGCATTCGTCGTCATGATGGATCCGCATACAGGAGAGATCCTCTCCATGGTAGGAAAGAAGTATGGTAAAGATGAAAACGGAAAGACGGAATTACAGGATTATGCTTTAGGAACATATACTTCTGAATATGGAGTAGGATCAGCTGTAAAGGGTGCTACTGTGTTGACGGGGTATATGACTGGGGCGTTGAATGTTGGGGATGTTTTGTATGATGAACCGATAAAAATAAAAGGAACTGACACAAAAAAATCATGGTTCAGTGGCACAAGATATTTGAGTGATATACAAGCGTTAGAAATTTCCTCAAACGTTTACATGTTTAAAACTGCAATAAAAATCGCTGGCGGGGTATATGTCAGGAACCAGCCCATCGATATGGATCCTAAAGCGTTTGATACCATGCGAAATTACTACAGTCAGTTTGGACTGGGCGTAAAAACGGGCATCGATCTACCTGGTGAAGTTGAAGGGTTAAAAGGGAAAGAAAGAGAGCCGGGAAAATTAATGGATTTCGCCATAGGGCAATATGATTTATATACACCTATGCAGCTTGTGCAATATGCATCCACAATCGCCAACGGTGGTTTCAGGATGGAGCCTCATTTAATGAAAGAAGTTCGAGAACCAAGTCAGGAAAGGGATAAGGTTGGGCCTTTGATTTACGAAAATGAAGCTCAGGTCTTAAATCGAATTGATGCCACGGAAAGAGAAATACAGCAAGTCCAACGAGGCTTTTATCAAGTTGCTCATGGAGCAAATGGAACAGCGAATAATTTTAGAAACGCTCCATATGATGCTGCAGCTAAATCCGGTACAGCCGAAGCATTTTACTACAGTCCAGAAGAAAAAAGACAGTATGATACCTATAACACTACATTAATCGGCTATGCACCATATGACAATCCTGAAGTAGCATTCTCAGTGGTTCTCCCATATTCACATCAGGATAAAGATCCGTATGTAAACAAAACCATCGCCAAAAGAGCTATGGACAAATACTTCGAGTTAAAAAAGCAATATGAAAAACAAGGCTACTACAACTCTTCAACAGAAGAGAAAGTCCGTAATGCCGATGAACTGGAAAACACAGGAGAACCTGGAACAACAGAAGAATAA
- a CDS encoding sporulation protein, with protein MFSKLMCRFGIGATKIDLVLNKKEFRPGDVIKGEYELTGGRVEQKLKRIETDLLQYDDKRSSVLHQNTILSSSTMKANEQRTIHFSCRLSDAFPPSSETVSYKFVTRLVFDDGVNSVDHDEFQILV; from the coding sequence ATGTTTAGCAAACTGATGTGCAGGTTCGGTATTGGAGCAACAAAAATTGATTTGGTATTGAATAAGAAGGAGTTTCGACCAGGAGATGTCATCAAGGGTGAATACGAACTCACCGGCGGTCGGGTAGAGCAGAAATTAAAGAGGATTGAGACCGATCTTTTACAGTACGACGATAAACGTTCTTCAGTTCTTCATCAGAATACCATACTAAGCTCATCAACGATGAAAGCAAACGAACAACGCACCATTCACTTTTCGTGCAGACTTTCAGATGCATTTCCACCAAGCAGTGAGACGGTTTCTTATAAGTTCGTCACCCGACTTGTCTTTGATGATGGTGTCAACAGCGTCGATCACGATGAATTTCAGATTCTAGTATAA
- a CDS encoding tRNA U-34 5-methylaminomethyl-2-thiouridine biosynthesis protein: MKSIFLVIFGAILGWGITGFFTEGFETDYLFILIIGIVIGHSLGRRKEKEEFTESI, encoded by the coding sequence ATGAAATCCATTTTCTTAGTCATATTCGGTGCCATCCTGGGATGGGGAATCACAGGTTTTTTCACGGAAGGTTTTGAAACGGATTATCTGTTTATCCTGATTATAGGAATCGTGATCGGACACAGTTTAGGGCGTAGAAAGGAAAAAGAAGAATTTACAGAATCTATTTGA
- a CDS encoding CAP domain-containing protein, translated as MWKIAVKHQVGVSELISANPGISNPNMIYPGQSINIPGANATAESYTYEVVKLVNMERSKVGLPPLKENWELSRVARYKSEDMIAKNYFSHTSPTYGSPFQMMKDFGISYQAAGENIAAGQRTPSEVVEAWMNSEGHRKNILSPTYTEIGVGYVKGGSYGHYWTQMFIKR; from the coding sequence ATGTGGAAGATTGCCGTGAAACATCAGGTTGGAGTATCCGAGCTGATTTCAGCAAACCCCGGGATCAGTAACCCGAATATGATTTATCCTGGTCAAAGCATAAATATCCCAGGAGCAAATGCCACTGCTGAAAGTTATACATATGAAGTAGTGAAACTCGTAAATATGGAGCGTTCAAAAGTGGGTTTACCCCCATTGAAGGAAAATTGGGAGTTGTCCCGTGTCGCTCGCTATAAGTCGGAAGACATGATTGCGAAGAACTACTTCAGTCATACATCCCCGACATACGGATCCCCATTCCAAATGATGAAGGACTTCGGGATTTCCTACCAGGCAGCAGGAGAAAATATCGCTGCAGGTCAAAGGACTCCATCTGAAGTGGTAGAAGCGTGGATGAACAGTGAAGGTCATAGAAAAAATATCCTCTCCCCAACTTATACAGAAATTGGGGTAGGTTATGTGAAGGGTGGATCGTACGGTCATTATTGGACTCAAATGTTCATAAAAAGATAA
- a CDS encoding FMN-dependent NADH-azoreductase: MTKVLYITAHPHDDTQSYSMAVGKAFIDAYKEANPGHEVITLDLYKENIPQIDADVFSGWGKLQSGKGFEELSQEEQAKVGRLGELSDQFVEADKYIFVTPFWNFSFPPVMKAYIDSVSVAGKAFKYTEQGPVGLLTDKKALHIQARGGIYSEGPAAAMEMGHRYLEVMMQFYGVPSFEGLFVEGHAAMPDKAAEIKENAIARAKDLAHTF, from the coding sequence ATGACGAAGGTATTATATATTACAGCACATCCACACGATGACACACAATCTTACAGCATGGCTGTAGGGAAGGCATTTATCGACGCGTATAAGGAAGCAAATCCTGGTCACGAAGTTATTACTTTGGACTTATATAAGGAAAACATCCCACAAATCGATGCTGACGTATTCAGCGGCTGGGGCAAACTACAATCAGGTAAAGGATTCGAAGAACTTTCTCAAGAAGAACAGGCAAAGGTTGGCCGACTTGGTGAATTATCGGATCAGTTTGTCGAAGCTGATAAATATATTTTCGTTACACCATTTTGGAACTTCTCATTCCCTCCAGTAATGAAAGCATATATTGACTCTGTATCAGTGGCAGGTAAAGCCTTCAAATATACGGAGCAGGGACCGGTTGGTCTTCTGACAGACAAAAAAGCTCTTCACATTCAAGCACGTGGAGGAATCTACTCAGAGGGCCCGGCAGCCGCAATGGAAATGGGACACCGCTACCTGGAAGTAATGATGCAATTCTATGGCGTTCCTTCATTCGAAGGATTATTTGTGGAAGGACATGCAGCCATGCCTGATAAAGCCGCTGAAATCAAAGAGAATGCCATTGCAAGAGCAAAAGATTTAGCACATACATTTTAA
- a CDS encoding DUF1801 domain-containing protein, with the protein MYELKTKQNDASVIEFIEGVENPKKREDAYRLLDIFSETTGFEAKMWGPSIIGFGSYHYKYKTGHEGDAPLVGFSPRKAKISLYFATGDPERAKLLESFGKHTSGKACVYINKVADIDESVLKQLIHQSVSFLLKTYPDSD; encoded by the coding sequence ATGTATGAATTGAAAACGAAACAAAATGATGCGAGTGTCATAGAATTTATTGAGGGAGTGGAAAATCCTAAAAAAAGGGAGGATGCTTATCGGCTACTGGATATTTTCAGTGAAACAACCGGCTTTGAAGCAAAGATGTGGGGGCCAAGTATCATCGGATTTGGTTCTTATCATTATAAATACAAAACGGGTCACGAGGGAGATGCTCCATTAGTGGGGTTTTCACCGAGGAAGGCCAAAATAAGCTTATATTTTGCAACAGGTGACCCTGAAAGAGCTAAGCTCCTGGAGTCATTCGGGAAGCATACATCCGGTAAGGCGTGTGTGTACATAAATAAAGTAGCAGACATTGATGAATCGGTGTTAAAGCAATTGATTCATCAGTCTGTCTCCTTTTTACTAAAAACATATCCTGACAGTGATTAA